The region aCTCATCTTGTCTATGGtctataataaaaaaagcaaCATGTGTGCTCCAGTGGGCTTTTCTAAGGGAAGTATTAAGAGTAGTAGTCTGATATGTATATTCGAAGGTATTGATTAATGCGTTTAACGTACCTAAAATTATCCCTTATTTAGTATATActtatatatctatatctatatctatatttaaaataataatttgataaaaaaattgatgtAGTAGCATAGATTCCTCTAGCTTGCGTATACCTAAAATgtgaattaaattattgtaTAAGAATCATATTAGATTAtaaagtattaatatttatatatagaccgaaaattttaaaaactaCTAAAGTAGATACATATGTATAAGTACATGAAAAACAATTCATATACGACAACCAGTGTCGAAGAATAACGAACTGAAACGCAACTTTTATGCGTAAACAATGAAGTGTTTAAGAAAAGactaaaatttgaaatccCTAATTAGTAAATgagagaaaaaataaaacccAGGATAGCTAATAAGTATTTGTTAATGTTCAAAGAAGAAGCAGAGCCTTCCAAGTTCAACGTTTTAACAGAAATATCTCTTTTGACAACAGCTGTCTTTTGATCGTTGGAGATACCTGTTTCAACAGAGGTATTATTAACTGGGCCGATAATTGTAGTAATTCTAGTACCGTTAACACTTGATTTAGGGACTTCTAATTCAAAGTTTTGAGTACCATTCTTGGAACTTGGAAGGATAGTTGTAGTATAATGTTTAACTGTTTCCATAGTTGTGTTAGCATAAGCAGTGACAGTATCATTAGTATATTGAGTAGAGAAGATTGGACTTTCTGTTGGAGCGACAGTTGTGTAAACAGTTTGTGTGGCAGGATGGGTAGAAGTTTCCAAAACAGTACTACCTTCAGAGTTAGTAGTAGCGTAACAGGTAACAATGACAGTCTTTGTGACAGTATCACCGACAATGGTGGTAGTGTAATGAGTAGGAGCGGTGAAATGAGGAGCAGTAGTAGTAGCAATAACGGAATTACCGTTGGAATCAGTAGTGACATAACAAGTAACAATTACAGTCTTGGTAACTTGGTTATTCACGACAGTAGAAGTATATGGGGTTGGAATGACTTCTGGACCGTTAGAGCCTTGGAAGACGCCTTGAGTAGTAGAACCAACAATAGCTTTACCGTTAGTGCCAGAAGTTTGGAAATAAGTAACAACAACGGTTTCTGTGACGGTACCAGCAACCTTGGTAGAAGTAACAGCCTTTGGAACATCAATACATTCAGTACAAGATACAGTCTTTGTAGCAATACTGGCATTACCTCCGTTATCAGTGGTTGGATAGCAGGTAACAACAACAGTTGAAGTAACACCATTAACAGTAACGGTAGTGGTAGTAGGTGTTGGAATAGTACCAGATGGGCATGGAAGAGTAGTAGTAACAGTAGTAACATCACCATTAGAGCCAGTAGAAGTTGAGCAGCTCACGATAACAGTCTTAGTAATGGTACCTTCGGTAACAATTGTAGTTGTGTAGACAGGTGGTTGAGTAGTGGTTTGACATTCAGTACATGGTTCAGTGACAGTAACAATAGTAGTTTCACCTTGGTTGTCAGTAGAGGTAGTACAACTAACAATAACAGTCTTAGTGACAGTACCAGAAGTGATAACAGTAGTAACGACTGGTTTAGAAGTAGTACAGGTAGGACAGTCTGTAGATAAAGTTGGAACTGCATTAGAGCTACCAGATCCATTAACTGTAGAAGTAAATGAGTAACAAGAACGAGAAGTTGGTCTAGTTCTGTGAGTAGCATCATCCATATTAGTTGGGCCACCAGAAGAACTTGAAACAACAGAAGATGAAGCAGCAGAACTGGAGATAGCAGAGCTAGATGCAGAAGATGGAGTGGCTGAAGAACTGTTGAAAGCAGAAGAGGAAGCAGCAGAACTGGAGATAGCAGAGCTAGAAGCAGATGATGGAGCAGCTGAAGAACTGTTGAAAGCAGAAGAGGAAGCAGCAGAACTGGAGATAGCAGAGCTAGAAGCAGATGATGGAGCGGCTGAAGAACTGTTGAAAGCAGAAGAGGAAGCAGCAGAACTGGAGATAGCAGAGCTAGATGCAGAAGATGGAGCGGCTGAAGAACTGTTGAAAGCAGAAGAGGAAGCAGCAGAACTGGAGATAGCAGAGCTAGAAGCAGAAGATGAAGCAGCAGAACTGGAGATAGCAGAGCTAGATGCAGATGATGGGGCAGCTGAAGAACTGTTGAAAGCAGAAGAGGAAGCAACAGAAGATGAGGTAGCAGAGCTTGAGGCAGCAGAAGATGAAGCAGCAGAAGATGAAGCAGCAGAGCTGGAGGCAGCAGAACTGGAAGCAGCAGAGCTGGAAGCAGCAGAAGATGAAGCAGCAGAGCTTGAGGCAGCAGAAGATGAAGCAGCAGAACTGGAGGCAGCAGAGCTTGAGGCATCAGAGCTTGAGGCAGCAGAAGATGAAGCAGCAGAAGATGAAGCAGCAGAGCTGGAGGCAGCAGAACTGGAAGCAGCAGAGCTGGAGGCAGCAGAAGATGAAGCAGCAGAGCTTGAGGCAGCAGAAGATGAAGCAGCAGAGCTGGAAGCGACGGAGCTGGAGGCAGCAGAGCTAGAAGCAGCAGAGCTAGAAGCAGCAGAAGATGCTGACACAGATGATTGTATGGAAGATAGTAAAGATGATAAGGCAGCTGTAGTTACTTTGGATGATTCTTGTTGTGTAGAACTGATTGGAGTTGAACTTGCTACAACAGCTGGACTGACGTATGTAGCATTGGCATTTTGTGCTTGAGATACAGCCAAGAATGCTACAAGTTGTGTTAATAAAACGGATGTAATCTTCATGATTaggaattattaaatttaataattttttttgtatgtATAATTTATGCAATTGGTTTTTCAATGTATATATAGCCACTATAGTATACTTTTTATTGCAATAAACTTGTTACTTTTTAACCAATTTTGGTGTAGTCAAAGAATAATCAATTGTTAAAACGAgtttatcaattttataattCTGATTAGTTAACGAACGGgaaacaaattaaattcaataataatattattaatattaaatagatTTGTTTATAGGAAACTACTACCTTggttaaagatattattcGTTAGCCTATTAGTACCCAAAAAGAGGaaataattgaagaatGGCAGTTCTGATTTACTTATCACCACAtatgtttatatatatatgtgttgatatgaatgaaaattttaatattttaatattttaatatagtGATGCTACAAAGTCAATGGTAAGAGCCAAATGCAGAAAGTTAGGAAAAACAGAAATAATATGCAATGAGATAGGACATTGTGATACGGATCATTCAGTCAATCTATAAGTTGGTCAAGAGTTGAGGGTAAGAAAAATGTAAGTGAAGCAGAGGTAGATGAGCAGGAAACTCTTCCCCGTGGATTTGATAAGACCCCGAACATTTGCCCAACAGGGTATAGATTATTGAATGTAACCAtcttgtttctttttcctagaatcttattatttttttgtcagCAATTAttgcttttattttttatattttcaaacGATGCTGGGTATTAATTTACCAATTTTGTTAGAAGGAGAGACACAATTAAAAAGTGGTAGAAGAcgataaaaaaatagtcaataaaaaaagaataaattgaaaaccTCGAGGTTAGTACACAAAATTTCTTGTTGGCAAAAATGGATGCATCCTAGAGCCTCTCGTAGGACACATATgaaaaaatgatgaattaactGAGGAATTTATCGTGTTATGATTAACAATTAGAACAATTTACCAAGTGTACGAGCCTTTACTGGAGGAGTAAAACACTAAATGAGATACAAAAAAACGAAAATTGGGGGGAATTCCGTGAGGCATGGTTCAAGCCTTAGAAACTAGCACGACCTAGCAATTAGAGGTAATTAGAGAAACACTGAACAGATCTGAAAGCATCAAGAACTCATTTCAACATACTACTCTTCTCAGACACAGTTGTGGTGCTACAAGAGATATCTAAACATTTCCAAACCAGTAAAGTTCCTTACTGATCCAGAAGAAAGGACGGTAACCAGATAAACGAGATATCTCCAGAAACGTCGCTACACCTGTTTCTCTCAACAGGGCCCATATTTACGATAATTGTAAAACAAGGAATTGGACAAATGTAACGAATTAGTCCTTTGATAGTTATTAGAGAGACATGTTGCAAAGTGGCATGAATAAAAAGATCAAAAACATCcgtgaaaaaaaattcaggCGTCTCGATGGAAATTCATTAggcaaatttttttcaccGGTAGGTACTATTTCCTCTATTTGCCTCGTGCAAAGAATAACCTGTGGTGTTTTCTCGGAATAGAATTTTCCGGATGTTTTCTGAGGCGAAAATATTTCGAGCCACCTAGTCCCCATAAGGACAGGTATGAACCGTAGATCTTGAACGTAAGTCAATTCCTGTTCAAGCAATGCTGTATCCTACATGATTTGTGTACCATCCACATTCCTGCTAAAAGGGTttccattatttgaaatatggGGTGTTCCATTCTAGAacatgaattaaaaaaagaaaaaatagataaaaaagaatagaAAAAACAAGGACAAATACATGTGTACATACATTCTGCGAGATCTGTGTGTAGCTGAATAAAGATGCAGTCTTTTCTTGGCCCATAGTATGTTCGATGCATGTTTTTACAAGTTACGCAAATTGTGTACAGTTTCTACTAGATCTTGCGCTATCCTTTCACTAATCAAGCAATATTTCTGGATGTTATAAAGttggaaatatttcacGACGTGTCATGCTGTTTTTATTGACAAAATAGGGTCGAACGTGTCGCGTAAAGTTGTTAAGGGCGTGGGGATTCCTACCAAACCTCCTTCAATATGCTATTAGACAGTTTGGTACAGTATCTTTGTTCTAGGCATATATGTATGAGTTGAAATCTGGCCCTAGACAAATACGTAATAGCCTGTTGTAATACACAATAAAGCAGCGCCTTGACAGTTTTTTATACCGTAATCCAGATTTCATTACCTGTAATATCTTGTAATGCAATAGGATGCTCTGTTATCTAGCACATGTGTAGCTACTGGTATGTTTGTTACTGAATGTTCATGTTGTTAGTAGAAAACAGGGTAGTTTGTCGGTAggtagaattatttttaggtACATAACTATTTATTGGGCAATTTATTAACCTTCATTACCTTCTCAGGTTATTTGtatttcatatatttaCATTGGTTTTATTTACTCCTAAATTTTCGCGTCGTTAAACActtccaaaaaaattgaaaatttacaaGTATTTCAAGTTGATGAACggaaaaattttcttttattattcctCCATTAGGAACCAATGGTTCTTCGGTAAATTTTCCGAATACAAGTTATCctagaaatgaaaaaaaaaacgatAAAGGATTTTTTCAAGGCTCCAAATATGccatgaattttttttttccatttttaaattctctCCTATCCCAATGAAGGAATTCGAAAAGATAATGTAATATATGCACAATTAAGATTGTTGAAAATTTTCAGTTACTCCTCAAAGGTAAAACATTTTCATACCACTgaacatatttttttcagttaTAGAGAGATATTGCAAACGCGTCGATTATGCACCCATCTAATTTATGTTGGGCGATCCTAGCTGTGGTTATCATTTTGGATCCGTCTGTTAATTTCCTGGTGGATCGAGTTGCAAGAATACCAAGACATTCCACACTAGGATTGATGTGTATTGGTTTATTCTGTTACTTTTTTCCTTAACTAGAATGGAAAACTAAAAGAtaagttttattttaatccGTCATATTACGTAACCGACTTCCCAGAAAACTTAAGCACAGTGAATAACAGTTTAGCTACCAACTTTAGACTACACTATAAAATtgtgtttgtttgttttttccatttttatttactataatttgataaacTTCTCCTATTATGTATAGTTTCTGAAATTTGTTCGGACAAATGAGTCGGGTCTCActtctttattatctaatccttcgttattttttttaattcttcaacaaTTTTAGAAATGTGGCTCagttaatatatttaccaattgttatttgttggtttttcatattttatatttttttttcattttaaagagaaaagaagaaatatgTAAATCCGGAATACTATATGAAATTGGTATAAATTTAGTTCCACTTGAAACTTTAAAGGTTCTTTATAATTCCTATTGAAGTATtctaattgaatatttactTATAAATCTAATAGCTCGGTACCTTTTAATTTACTActtgtttttaatttttttaaatgtgTTACTTTTAGCATCATTTAAGCAATTAACAGAAGAATCTTACTTTCTCCTTAAAatcttaaaatattatttttttctattttttattcaatgcatatattttattaccCCAATATTTTGCATTATACTTTTGCAATACTCGTTATTTGAGTATCTCTTAGAACCGTTCGAAAACGAGTCGGTTAAATGCATAAATTCACAATTAAAAGGGTGTAGACCGTAACATACcttgtaaattatttactCATATCATTTCTATCGCTATTTCCCTTTGATACTTATGGTTTAACTGtacattttataaaatattttgacaGACACAAGACAAGTCTTCTCAATCCGAGCCTTTCTGttcaattcaaattaattatttaaacctttttacaattaacaaattaacaataaaattgaatatataatttttagtTTATTCACTAGAATTTATACTGTACTACGTCGTtagaattcaaaaattcCTAAGTGGTTATCATTCAGTTATCAACTTTTCACAAGCTATCTATTATTCTCAAATTATAAAACGTTTAGTTTTAATGGTATTAGgattttaatattacatTATATCTCTATCTTTAAGGGAATGTTGATAGCCTTCGATCTTATAAAAGTATCACAAAATACAATAGGGTAATCCATTTAAATACTTCTGGACGTTAAGATCCATCCTACATTTCATAATTGCTGTCCCAATTTCTTATTTCCTAAAGGTAAACTATTTGATATCAGAAATATTAATGGGAGAAATAACGTTTTGTCAACTTGTTAAATCTACTTGGTTAATATAGATTgcttctttaaaatttgcGAAGTTCTGATTTACCAtaatctatttttaatatttcacaccctttccatttttatggtattatttttggatTATGGATATAAAACTTTGATATACAGTCAATATTAGTTCTTACAAATCATTCAACTCATATTCTCTGCATAACAGTCGGAAAGAAATTGCTTTTGAGTGTAAGGTATGAGTCTGTATGCTAAACTTTTATCAGCAATAGTATACCAATAAACTGATTTATGTCTAAGACTAATAGCCCGGCAAGTAATTGTCTTTgtaaaaattctaataagctgttaattaatatatatatatatatgattaaataaaattttgtCTCATTTATACATTATATAATGTAAATAGTACacttaatattttacatttACTACTGATACTCCCTATCTCCCTGCTACTGGCTATCGAATTGGTAGAAATATATCCAATTAATCTGACCAGCGATCGaactgttcaaaatattgctgttcatagtttaattcttagttaagtaatctgtttgaataattattatattattattataaaaaatctccTTGCTTCTTTCGAaagggaatatataatatatacagcatatacaatgaacagttataaacttttgggatattttcgtggtaatttatactCCAAAAAGTGGACAGATCCACCATCAACGAATTGATGGTCTGATACTAAAATGGAATCTATCAAATCCTAATGCTTCCTTAATATTACCACCTGGGTGTTTTTAGTAGTGAGGCCACGTATGCTTAATGCATGttggattattaattatattaagttgttattagttgttgtaTAAAGCCACAATTACGACTAAATTCATACTTTATTAGCTGTTAATACAAACCCGCGACTTATGACACATAATGCCACAGCTCTGACATAATCAGTTCTGGTAACACATgagatttcaaattttgttttttaatttattgtttGTCTTTACcgaatatttataatttgcAATTCGATATCactttttataaaattaaaaaaatgaaagaacataataaataatcataataaataaGCATAATAAACTTTCGACTTATTTATTGTAAAGATGTGCATGTTAAagtcaaatttttttgtaaaatcattctaatagtaatatattctttattaaagatacaacaattttttaaacaaattaattttcaattaatcaATATCTAAGGagaacaattaaaattaaattatatcattaataagAATTCCAAACTCATGTACTTTAAGACTAATAAAAACTTGTTCGAAATAACCCAATAATATGTATTCTTTCAAAGCTAATTTGAGACGAAGCATTCAAGTGGAGTTAGTTCTGTTGCTTGTATTTGTCTAcgaattttaaatttcaaataaatttttataaaggctttcattaatataattgCAATATTAGTATCTTAACAATTCTATCATGTGgcatatataaatattgttAAAATTACGGGCCGTTAAGTCTATGGATATGTCACGAATCTATCCCTTCAATAAAAGATTGAAGGTTAAACTAAAGTTTCAACCCAATTGaaaatctttttcatttatagGAATGAAGCAAACTTAGGAGTAAAAAACTTTCAACCGTTTTTCcacatttaaatattgtatttttttgtatatatttCCTTACTTTTAGTTCCTGGTCAGAAGGGTAGGATATTCTTTAACTATTTGAATACTTTTTTGAGGAAAATTCGCATACAGCCAAACTTGATCCCATTAAaagttttatattttctttattttttatcctTACTCAGAAAAGTAAGTATCTACTTGTAAGTTTATAATATCTATTTCTGGtcataaataatatattgtaGAAGGGAGATAAATCCTAATAAGTCATATTTTACCCCTAATGATATTTAAACTTTTCAAACTTAtacatataataattatattgtcaattaattcatatAACTATTGCAAAAGTCTCTAGGCATTATTAActtaagaaaatatttagtttttatatataaaacatGTACTATATTGTTCTAAAATACCAGAAGAATACCTTGTAAAAAAACAGCATTTATTTTAGCATATATTAGAACAAATCTTAGTCAAATACTTGAATATATAGAGTTTGATTCATAAGATTGTTGAAGAGGGAcgtatatattttttggacaaatttttatataaaatatttaaaaaaaaagttctAGTTATCAACTAGAACATTTAATAACTAACttgaacaaaataaattttgctttttaacttatttatatattgttgcatatttatatatgatCTTTGACAACTTTTCTGGTAAGTAAATTAACTCTATGGCTTTCTATTGaatttcaagaaattctacaataataaatggtattcaaaaaaaatacatatttctaattcataCTATAACCagtttaaattataattcacaagttttttttttaattccaaattatatatatttaccTATTAGAGCCAGAAACATCTCCccaataaaaatactgTATTATAccttaaatattaaagttttagtttttttaaaataaaatggatAAACATCATCAATTAGATATGCATTTACTGAGAATAGATTCCAAGAGCtctcaaaattaaaagtctaaatatttttgatgaaCTTGAGCATGGACCTCTAATTACAAATCAAGCTATGGAAAAGACTTTGTAGAACATACTAGAATGAATAAGTACGTTAGAAAAAGGAAGCATCTTATTAGAGCCatcttaatattaattttactttGCACCCTAATAGCGTTTATAAGATTTGTTTAAGAATATGTAATGTATTTATTAAGAATCGGGAATAATCATCAGCCTCCTTCAATAAATACTTTAAGGGGCTCGATATTTTTCCTAAGTTCATATGATCCTGGCAAACCTATAGATGTATACCTGTCAACCAACTTTAAGAatgatttataatatttcttattcTGAAGCACACTTGAtactaaaatattaatatagagtaaccaataataaaatatgaattcAACTCCCATATTTTCATAACTGTTCCATCTATTCAATGCTGCCTTTGTTAAATCCTCTACTACCGCTGTACTTACATTTTTTATGaaaaatgtttttaaatataaccTCAGAGTTAAATATGCAATATCCTGAGCAGCTTTAAGACTACGCCCATCATTGGGAGTTACATTAGAATCATCAAGAAGGCAATACAGTTCGTTTGTCTTGTCTGGTTCCTTTAGCATTGTCAAAAGAGCGGTaccaaaattattcaaattttccTTAGTATTACtgttaatatcattatttgcaTTCATTAatcttaaaatatttattcctgaaatatcaattttttcatttttctttaatttttgaatataatttacaattttattcAGTACTAAATGAGTATTTAGTGTATAACCAATACGTAATAGGAGTTCacaattaattgaaaatggtGACTTATTAAAGTTTTGGCCAAAGAGTTGCCTGTATAATTTGCTGATTGAATCATTTGCATATGGTTTTCCATATATTAAATAGGAATAAATATCCAGATACTCAACAATCAATTTGGTTGCAAGCATTGGAGTTAGTAGCACTTTTTCAGACTCGGTAATATTCTTATCCTTGTAACAAATTGTCTCAGAGCGTTGCAAAATATTACTTAGTTCATTGAAATGATGTCTCCATTGTTGAGAATCGCTTCTAAAATTtgtcaaaaataataaaccaCAACAAGTTcccaatattaaatatttttggaaatttgGTTCTGCTGAGAGTGCTAATTGATGTAAATTatgatataaaattttcaaacttGGAATTCTGATTTGTTGGTCCCAAATAGTAGCCAGTATTGGTTcgaatttaattttcagATAATAGTAACTCATTAAACATGATGTTACGTATCGAAAtgtttcttttaaataaatgatattttcttttaagtATTCAATCAAGggtaattgattttttgaaGACCAAGGTGttaaaaagtttaataatttttcatttgaaaCAATTTCAAAGGCTTTATAGgaaaaatctaataaatcttcGTCATTCAACGAAAAACTCATATAATTCAAAGAATGATTTTCATAGGAATTATATTCAAGATTAGAGGTTGATTGCAATTCTTCATACCATTGTTTAACAGGATCAACTTTATATAAAACGTCtgctttatttttatcatcgagaagattaaaaaagtaAACTCTATTACATTCCTTAATAATACTTAATTCGTTTAAATTAAAGTACCTTAGGTTTTCAATTATCGGATCAATTTTCGCTGCATTAACTATATTCAtttcatcaattgaaaaaaatcttgaacattttggaaaatacaCTTTctgatttaatttattaggtatattatttttctcattGAAGAAGCCTGTGCTAGAAAACTCTATAAAATCATCCACCGGATAAGATGTGCCATTTTGGAGATTTATATCTAGTGCTGAATCCACAGATAAAGTATTTATATTGGCGACTTCtgtctttatatttttagagCTTGTATTTTGAGGAGTGGTAGATATCAAAAAGGAAGAGTTGGAggattttaaatttgtgacagaattaatatttgatgatgaGTCTAAATCAAAGGAAGAATAAGTAGATGACACGGAAGAATGGCTCGTAGAGGATGCTGGTTGTAGTATATCAATATCAGTTATTCCCCCCCAATTAACTGTTCCATTTGGTAGAAGGGTGGATGAACTATTAGATAGATTTTTTgtgttatttttatattttttttcagattggtaaaaatttgaatttgtagCCAGATGAGTAGAAGTATTTACATACGCAATATTGGGgctctttaaaaaattatcattagtATTAGTAGTATTTACTATAGAATTATTGCTAGTTCTAGGCGGTACGAAGGAAACAGTATTTTGAGTGATAATTGGATCTTTCAATCTATACACTAAACCTTGCTGACTATTTCTCTTCAAAAGCCAATTggatttatttgaatttttaaaattattcttgAAAGTCGACAACTTATTATGagttaaattttcattttcattttcaatgcttgataaaatcatattccCTTTTATTTTCGAAGCTGAGTTTTTAATCCCATCTCTCTCAGGAGtgttaattttaattgtatTCTGGTTTAAAGAGGTATTGCTACTTGGAGTTTGTGTTATGTTCGTAGCAGTTGTTGCAGTCGTAGTTGCCTTAGTTGTTGTCGTAGAAGTTAATTTTGTTTCTGTGTTTGAATTTATCATTGACTTAGTTGGATAATTTGTAATGATAAATTGATCTAAATAAGTACATTTCTTTTGGTAAGTTTTACAATGTTGACATATAGGCCTTTGTTCTTGGCATTTTAAATGTGCTCCCTTACATTGAATACAGCCACGTTTTGAATATTGcgatgatttttttttcaacctttttcttttcgattgttttcttttatctTTCAATTCAGTTCTATATGGATTTAATGAACTATCGGTAATAAACCTATTTCC is a window of Henningerozyma blattae CBS 6284 chromosome 5, complete genome DNA encoding:
- the TBLA0E05020 gene encoding uncharacterized protein translates to MKITSVLLTQLVAFLAVSQAQNANATYVSPAVVASSTPISSTQQESSKVTTAALSSLLSSIQSSVSASSAASSSAASSSAASSSVASSSAASSSAASSSAASSSAASSSAASSSAASSSAASSSAASSSAASSSDASSSAASSSAASSSAASSSAASSSAASSSAASSSAASSSAASSSAASSSAASSSATSSSVASSSAFNSSSAAPSSASSSAISSSAASSSASSSAISSSAASSSAFNSSSAAPSSASSSAISSSAASSSAFNSSSAAPSSASSSAISSSAASSSAFNSSSAAPSSASSSAISSSAASSSAFNSSSATPSSASSSAISSSAASSSVVSSSSGGPTNMDDATHRTRPTSRSCYSFTSTVNGSGSSNAVPTLSTDCPTCTTSKPVVTTVITSGTVTKTVIVSCTTSTDNQGETTIVTVTEPCTECQTTTQPPVYTTTIVTEGTITKTVIVSCSTSTGSNGDVTTVTTTLPCPSGTIPTPTTTTVTVNGVTSTVVVTCYPTTDNGGNASIATKTVSCTECIDVPKAVTSTKVAGTVTETVVVTYFQTSGTNGKAIVGSTTQGVFQGSNGPEVIPTPYTSTVVNNQVTKTVIVTCYVTTDSNGNSVIATTTAPHFTAPTHYTTTIVGDTVTKTVIVTCYATTNSEGSTVLETSTHPATQTVYTTVAPTESPIFSTQYTNDTVTAYANTTMETVKHYTTTILPSSKNGTQNFELEVPKSSVNGTRITTIIGPVNNTSVETGISNDQKTAVVKRDISVKTLNLEGSASSLNINKYLLAILGFIFSLIY
- the TBLA0E05030 gene encoding uncharacterized protein; this translates as MSGNRFITDSSLNPYRTELKDKRKQSKRKRLKKKSSQYSKRGCIQCKGAHLKCQEQRPICQHCKTYQKKCTYLDQFIITNYPTKSMINSNTETKLTSTTTTKATTTATTATNITQTPSSNTSLNQNTIKINTPERDGIKNSASKIKGNMILSSIENENENLTHNKLSTFKNNFKNSNKSNWLLKRNSQQGLVYRLKDPIITQNTVSFVPPRTSNNSIVNTTNTNDNFLKSPNIAYVNTSTHLATNSNFYQSEKKYKNNTKNLSNSSSTLLPNGTVNWGGITDIDILQPASSTSHSSVSSTYSSFDLDSSSNINSVTNLKSSNSSFLISTTPQNTSSKNIKTEVANINTLSVDSALDINLQNGTSYPVDDFIEFSSTGFFNEKNNIPNKLNQKVYFPKCSRFFSIDEMNIVNAAKIDPIIENLRYFNLNELSIIKECNRVYFFNLLDDKNKADVLYKVDPVKQWYEELQSTSNLEYNSYENHSLNYMSFSLNDEDLLDFSYKAFEIVSNEKLLNFLTPWSSKNQLPLIEYLKENIIYLKETFRYVTSCLMSYYYLKIKFEPILATIWDQQIRIPSLKILYHNLHQLALSAEPNFQKYLILGTCCGLLFLTNFRSDSQQWRHHFNELSNILQRSETICYKDKNITESEKVLLTPMLATKLIVEYLDIYSYLIYGKPYANDSISKLYRQLFGQNFNKSPFSINCELLLRIGYTLNTHLVLNKIVNYIQKLKKNEKIDISGINILRLMNANNDINSNTKENLNNFGTALLTMLKEPDKTNELYCLLDDSNVTPNDGRSLKAAQDIAYLTLRLYLKTFFIKNVSTAVVEDLTKAALNRWNSYENMGVEFIFYYWLLYINILVSSVLQNKKYYKSFLKLVDRYTSIGLPGSYELRKNIEPLKVFIEGG